One genomic window of Halococcus agarilyticus includes the following:
- a CDS encoding NRDE family protein has product MCTLVVAWQVFADAPVVVAANRDEALDRPSEPPSVIAEEPRIVAPRDADAGGTWIGYNEHGVFVAITNRWTDADLAGERSRGLLVRDALDCESAEEAARLVERAVAADEYEGFNLLVADANAAVLCEWDGGLRTGNLGPGVHVVMNVGAIGRVTIPASWPERGEQQAENGRNVRESLQPEPGEGHAAWRDRAADVLGDHDYGVCVHHEEFDFGTRSSSLLTIDADGSADYRYADGPPCRTEFEPVESQV; this is encoded by the coding sequence ATGTGTACGCTCGTGGTCGCGTGGCAGGTCTTCGCCGACGCGCCGGTAGTCGTGGCGGCCAACCGCGACGAGGCGCTCGATCGGCCATCCGAGCCGCCGTCGGTGATCGCCGAGGAGCCGAGAATCGTCGCGCCGCGCGACGCCGACGCGGGCGGGACATGGATCGGGTACAACGAACACGGCGTGTTCGTGGCGATCACGAACCGCTGGACCGACGCCGACCTCGCGGGCGAGCGCTCGCGCGGACTGCTCGTCCGGGACGCCCTCGATTGCGAGTCCGCCGAGGAGGCCGCCCGTCTCGTCGAGCGCGCGGTCGCAGCCGACGAGTATGAGGGGTTCAACCTCCTCGTCGCGGATGCGAACGCCGCCGTCCTGTGCGAATGGGACGGCGGGCTTCGCACGGGGAACCTCGGGCCGGGCGTCCACGTCGTGATGAACGTCGGCGCGATCGGGCGCGTCACGATCCCGGCGTCGTGGCCCGAACGCGGCGAGCAGCAGGCCGAAAACGGACGAAACGTTCGGGAATCGCTCCAGCCCGAACCTGGCGAGGGCCACGCCGCGTGGCGCGACCGAGCGGCCGACGTGCTCGGCGATCACGACTATGGAGTGTGCGTCCACCACGAGGAGTTCGACTTCGGCACCAGGTCGTCGTCGCTACTCACGATCGACGCCGACGGCAGCGCGGACTACCGATACGCCGACGGACCGCCGTGTCGGACGGAGTTCGAGCCGGTCGAAAGCCAAGTTTAA
- a CDS encoding mandelate racemase/muconate lactonizing enzyme family protein yields the protein MRIERFSLALATPLATARGTIDAREGFLVFVDVDGVRGVGEATPLPGWTESLDVSRAALDRARRAAATDGWDAVLGTLADAGVPAARHGLALALADARSRTAGVPLYRHLGGEHAECVPVNATVGDGGIETTVAAAAEAVERGFSTLKIKVGTREVAGDVARLDAVRSAVGDAIELRADANGAWSREEAQAALDGFADLDVAFVEQPLAADDLAGHAALRGGSVGVALDETLAEHAVETVLDADAADVLVVKPMALGGPDRARAAALRAREADLDTVVTTTIDGALARTGAVHVAASLPDPPACGLATADRLAEDLVAEPAPVAEGEVCVPQESGSVPESSLPVGR from the coding sequence ATGAGGATCGAGCGGTTCTCGCTCGCGCTCGCCACGCCGCTCGCGACCGCCCGCGGCACCATCGACGCCCGCGAGGGGTTTCTCGTCTTCGTCGACGTGGACGGCGTCCGGGGCGTGGGTGAGGCGACACCGTTGCCCGGCTGGACCGAATCACTCGACGTCTCCCGCGCTGCGCTCGATCGCGCCCGACGAGCTGCCGCAACCGACGGCTGGGACGCGGTGCTCGGGACGCTCGCCGACGCCGGTGTTCCGGCGGCCCGTCACGGACTCGCACTCGCGCTTGCCGATGCGCGCTCGCGGACCGCTGGCGTTCCGCTGTACCGCCATCTCGGTGGCGAACACGCCGAGTGCGTCCCTGTGAATGCGACCGTCGGCGACGGCGGCATCGAGACAACCGTCGCGGCGGCCGCCGAAGCGGTCGAACGGGGATTTTCGACGCTCAAGATCAAGGTCGGTACGCGTGAAGTCGCCGGGGATGTCGCGCGCCTTGACGCTGTTCGGAGTGCGGTCGGCGACGCGATCGAACTCCGGGCCGACGCGAACGGTGCGTGGAGCCGCGAAGAAGCCCAAGCAGCACTCGACGGGTTCGCCGATCTCGATGTCGCGTTCGTCGAACAGCCGCTCGCCGCGGACGATCTCGCCGGTCACGCCGCACTCCGTGGCGGATCGGTCGGTGTCGCGCTCGACGAAACGCTCGCCGAACACGCCGTCGAAACGGTGCTCGACGCGGACGCGGCGGACGTGCTCGTCGTGAAGCCGATGGCCCTCGGCGGCCCCGATCGCGCCCGAGCGGCCGCGCTTCGCGCCCGCGAGGCGGATCTCGATACCGTTGTCACGACGACGATCGACGGCGCGCTCGCCCGGACCGGGGCGGTCCACGTTGCTGCGAGCCTTCCCGACCCGCCGGCGTGTGGGCTGGCGACCGCCGATCGGCTCGCCGAGGACCTCGTCGCCGAGCCCGCACCGGTCGCCGAGGGCGAGGTGTGCGTCCCGCAAGAATCCGGCTCGGTTCCGGAGTCGTCGCTCCCGGTGGGTCGATGA
- a CDS encoding nucleoside deaminase, with translation MRRAFELAREAAERGDRPYGSVLVRDDEVVMADSNRVHTEDDVRRHPELHLAYRACRAFDPDERAATVMYTSTEPCPMCAGGMTTAGFGRVVYSVGGDELDELGGSEPPVRSAAILDGVSEVVGPILNDEGRRIHRELA, from the coding sequence ATGCGACGGGCGTTCGAACTCGCTCGCGAGGCCGCAGAGCGCGGTGATCGACCCTATGGTTCGGTGCTCGTTCGCGACGACGAGGTCGTGATGGCCGATTCGAACCGCGTGCACACCGAGGACGACGTTCGTCGCCACCCCGAACTCCATCTCGCGTATCGCGCCTGCCGGGCGTTCGATCCCGACGAGCGCGCCGCGACGGTCATGTACACCAGCACGGAACCGTGTCCGATGTGTGCCGGCGGGATGACCACGGCAGGATTCGGCCGGGTGGTCTACAGCGTCGGCGGCGACGAACTCGACGAACTCGGCGGCAGCGAGCCCCCAGTTCGATCGGCGGCGATCCTCGACGGCGTCAGCGAGGTCGTCGGCCCAATCTTGAACGACGAGGGACGGCGGATCCACCGCGAGCTCGCCTGA
- a CDS encoding GNAT family N-acetyltransferase: MPGPVFLEGDAVTLRPIEEADIEFVQRCMNDPRVWRPALDSNPMNRELGSEFFEEVLSTEENVHCLVCNGEEPLGIVSLTGSQYGPDETARARGAELAYYLAPEHHDEGYGSDAAARMIRYAFEDRNLRRVSARCGSFNDASIGLLESLGFEHEGTLREAAWFRGEYHDMLWYGLLRADWRAER, translated from the coding sequence ATGCCAGGTCCAGTCTTTCTGGAGGGCGATGCGGTGACGCTTCGACCCATCGAGGAGGCGGACATCGAGTTCGTCCAGCGCTGCATGAACGACCCTCGGGTGTGGCGTCCCGCGCTCGACAGCAACCCGATGAACCGCGAGCTCGGGTCGGAGTTCTTCGAGGAGGTCCTCTCGACCGAGGAGAACGTTCACTGTCTCGTCTGCAACGGCGAGGAACCGTTGGGGATCGTCTCGTTGACCGGATCCCAGTACGGCCCGGACGAGACGGCTCGGGCACGCGGCGCGGAACTCGCCTACTACCTCGCGCCGGAGCACCACGACGAGGGGTACGGTTCCGACGCCGCCGCACGGATGATCCGGTACGCCTTCGAGGACCGGAACCTCCGGCGGGTGAGCGCGCGGTGCGGGAGCTTCAACGACGCCTCGATCGGCCTGCTGGAGTCGCTCGGCTTCGAACACGAGGGGACCCTGCGGGAGGCGGCGTGGTTCCGTGGCGAGTACCACGACATGCTCTGGTACGGGCTCCTGCGGGCGGACTGGCGAGCAGAGCGGTAG
- a CDS encoding 1,4-dihydroxy-2-naphthoate polyprenyltransferase has protein sequence MSTQEVSRRQAWVMAARPQTLPAAAAPVVVGTGLALGTGAFAPLPALAALIGALLIQIGTNFANDYYDAKSGVDSDDREGFTRVTQSGLIAPAEVRWAMIATFALSILVGTYLVYVGGLPIVVIGLASVAAGVLYAGGPYPLGSYGLGDLFVFVFFGLVAVTGTYYVQAAAAASPFPLTPPPETLPLAAVVASLPAAALSTNILVVNNVRDLETDRAAGKRSLAVLIGYRWSRIEFLLLTGMAYTVPIVFWLTTYGPLVLAPLLTLPYAVRIARTVLTSTEGTALNPALERVGKLLAAHSALFALGLALPGALA, from the coding sequence ATGAGTACGCAGGAGGTCTCACGGCGGCAAGCGTGGGTGATGGCCGCCCGTCCACAGACGCTGCCGGCGGCCGCCGCGCCGGTGGTCGTCGGCACCGGACTCGCGCTCGGAACGGGTGCGTTCGCCCCGCTCCCCGCACTCGCTGCGCTGATCGGCGCACTCTTGATCCAGATCGGGACGAACTTCGCCAACGACTACTACGACGCCAAATCCGGGGTCGACTCCGACGATCGCGAGGGATTTACCAGAGTCACTCAGTCCGGGCTGATCGCCCCCGCGGAGGTCAGGTGGGCGATGATCGCGACCTTCGCGCTCTCGATCCTCGTCGGCACCTATCTCGTCTACGTTGGTGGCCTCCCGATCGTCGTGATCGGTCTCGCGAGCGTCGCCGCAGGTGTCCTCTACGCCGGCGGCCCCTACCCGCTCGGCTCCTACGGACTGGGAGACCTGTTCGTGTTCGTCTTCTTCGGTCTCGTTGCGGTTACCGGAACCTACTACGTCCAGGCGGCCGCTGCCGCTTCGCCCTTTCCGCTCACACCGCCACCCGAAACGCTGCCGCTCGCAGCCGTGGTGGCGAGCCTCCCGGCCGCGGCGCTCTCGACGAACATCCTCGTCGTCAACAACGTCCGCGATCTCGAAACCGACCGAGCCGCCGGCAAGCGCTCGCTCGCCGTGCTGATCGGCTACCGATGGAGCCGGATCGAGTTCCTTCTGCTGACGGGGATGGCGTACACCGTTCCGATCGTCTTCTGGCTCACCACGTACGGTCCGCTCGTACTCGCCCCGCTACTCACGCTGCCGTACGCCGTACGGATCGCTCGAACAGTACTGACCAGCACTGAGGGAACGGCGCTCAACCCCGCGCTCGAACGTGTGGGGAAGCTGCTCGCGGCCCACTCCGCGCTGTTCGCGCTCGGTCTCGCCCTCCCGGGAGCGCTCGCATGA
- a CDS encoding 1,4-dihydroxy-2-naphthoyl-CoA synthase, with translation MVSALFDAEKWESADEFDFEDITYHRATDSGTVRIAFDRPAVRNAFRPGTVDELYDALDHAKRQTDVGCVLLTGNGPSPKDDGWAFCSGGDQSVRGGSGYEYNDGDDDADEGESNEDEQPRTGRLHILEVQRLIRHIPKPVICVVPGWAVGGGHSLHVVCDLTIASTEHAQFLQTDPDVASFDGGFGSAYLAKQIGQKKAREVFFLGKTYDATEAAEMGMVNEAVPHDDLESIALEWAETINGKSPTAIRMLKYGFNAADDGMVGQQVFAGEATRLAYMTDEAQEGRDAFVEGREPDFSDVPWHY, from the coding sequence ATGGTTTCGGCCCTGTTCGACGCCGAGAAGTGGGAATCGGCCGACGAGTTCGACTTCGAGGACATCACCTACCACCGCGCTACGGACTCGGGCACCGTCCGGATCGCGTTCGATCGGCCCGCAGTTCGCAACGCCTTTCGACCGGGAACCGTGGACGAACTCTACGACGCGCTCGATCACGCGAAGCGCCAGACCGACGTGGGCTGTGTCCTCCTCACGGGGAACGGTCCCTCGCCGAAGGACGACGGCTGGGCGTTCTGTTCGGGCGGCGATCAGTCCGTCCGCGGTGGATCGGGCTACGAGTACAACGATGGCGACGATGACGCAGACGAGGGCGAGTCGAATGAGGACGAGCAGCCGAGAACGGGCCGGCTCCACATCCTCGAAGTCCAGCGACTGATCCGCCACATCCCGAAACCCGTGATCTGTGTGGTGCCTGGCTGGGCGGTCGGTGGCGGGCACTCTCTCCACGTGGTCTGTGACCTCACCATTGCCTCCACCGAGCACGCACAGTTCCTCCAGACCGATCCCGACGTGGCGAGTTTCGACGGCGGGTTCGGCTCGGCGTATCTCGCCAAGCAGATCGGTCAGAAGAAGGCGCGCGAGGTGTTCTTCCTCGGAAAGACCTACGACGCCACGGAGGCCGCCGAGATGGGGATGGTCAACGAGGCCGTTCCGCACGACGACCTCGAATCCATCGCCCTGGAGTGGGCCGAGACGATCAACGGGAAGTCCCCGACCGCGATCCGGATGCTGAAATACGGGTTCAACGCCGCCGACGACGGCATGGTCGGCCAGCAGGTCTTCGCGGGGGAGGCCACGCGCCTGGCGTACATGACCGACGAAGCCCAGGAGGGCCGGGACGCGTTCGTGGAGGGCCGGGAGCCGGACTTCTCCGACGTGCCGTGGCATTATTAG
- a CDS encoding helix-turn-helix transcriptional regulator, with product MSTAAEGDLSEDERAGLELVRTTGGIHQSEFWKELDVSSRKGSRIAESLEDRGLVQREDTVYEGHNTYYIAPAARDLDFSLLMAGNNLSPLVGEEDVEPESDAFSQWIMQLAYED from the coding sequence ATGAGCACGGCAGCCGAAGGGGATCTCTCGGAGGACGAACGCGCCGGCCTCGAACTCGTCCGCACCACGGGGGGCATCCACCAGAGCGAGTTCTGGAAGGAGCTCGACGTGAGTTCACGCAAGGGGAGCCGAATCGCCGAATCGCTGGAGGACCGTGGTCTCGTCCAGCGTGAAGACACCGTCTACGAGGGCCACAACACCTACTACATCGCTCCCGCCGCCCGCGACCTCGATTTCTCCCTGCTGATGGCGGGCAACAACCTCTCGCCGCTGGTCGGCGAGGAGGACGTCGAACCCGAGAGCGACGCCTTCTCGCAGTGGATCATGCAGCTCGCGTACGAAGACTGA
- a CDS encoding transcription initiation factor IIB — translation MEGNTTRTRTHEPNEHTDEQSRERTADESERVCPECGGRLVNDAEHGETTCAECGLVVDENEIDHGPEWRAFDSAERDRKKRTGAPTTKLMHDEGLSSQIGWQNRDANGNALSARKRQRMQRLRTWDERFRTRNSKERNLKQALGEIERMGSALGVPKDVRETASVIYRRALAEDLLPGRSIEGVSTAALYAAIRQMGLPRSVEDVAAVTRVDEMEFKRAYRYINQELGLEIGPPDPQQYVSRFASDLGVSDETERRARDLLRTAQERAAHSGKSPVGLAGAALYAAGILTNRQLTQDEVSEVAGVSNVTIRNRYHELLEIEADTDAASPSATAA, via the coding sequence TTGGAAGGAAACACAACCCGAACCCGCACGCACGAACCGAACGAACACACCGACGAGCAATCGCGCGAGCGCACCGCGGACGAAAGCGAACGAGTCTGTCCCGAGTGTGGCGGCCGACTCGTGAACGACGCCGAACACGGCGAGACGACCTGCGCCGAGTGTGGTCTCGTCGTCGACGAGAACGAGATCGATCACGGCCCCGAGTGGCGCGCGTTCGATAGCGCCGAGCGTGACAGGAAAAAGCGCACCGGCGCACCCACGACGAAGCTGATGCACGATGAGGGCCTATCGAGCCAGATCGGCTGGCAGAACAGGGACGCCAACGGCAACGCGCTGAGTGCGCGCAAGCGCCAGCGGATGCAGCGCCTGCGCACGTGGGACGAGCGCTTTCGCACCCGGAACTCGAAGGAGCGCAACCTCAAACAGGCGCTCGGCGAGATCGAGCGCATGGGGAGCGCGCTCGGCGTCCCGAAAGACGTCCGCGAGACCGCGAGCGTCATCTACCGCCGCGCGCTCGCCGAGGATCTTTTACCCGGTCGCTCGATCGAGGGCGTCTCCACCGCCGCGCTCTACGCCGCGATCCGCCAGATGGGGCTTCCCCGGAGCGTCGAGGACGTCGCTGCGGTCACGCGCGTCGACGAGATGGAGTTCAAGCGTGCCTACCGCTACATCAACCAGGAGCTCGGTCTCGAAATCGGTCCACCTGATCCCCAGCAGTACGTCTCGCGGTTCGCCTCCGATCTCGGCGTGAGCGACGAAACCGAACGCCGCGCCCGCGATCTGCTGCGGACGGCCCAGGAACGAGCCGCCCACAGCGGCAAGAGTCCCGTCGGGCTCGCTGGTGCTGCGCTCTACGCCGCCGGGATCCTCACCAACCGACAGCTCACCCAGGACGAGGTCAGCGAGGTCGCCGGGGTGAGCAACGTGACGATCCGGAACCGGTACCACGAACTCCTCGAAATCGAAGCCGACACCGACGCCGCGAGTCCGTCCGCGACTGCCGCCTGA
- a CDS encoding class I adenylate-forming enzyme family protein: MNDVLAHRVRATPDATALIDAGSGREWSYADLDAAVDRTAGRLAGLGIESGDHLGCLLDTRPAAVRLVHAALRLGCVLVPLNTRLAPNELEDRIERADLAALICEADTEASAVAASGVPVASVDPTEHADVTALADIEMIECEPATWSRDDPCLMLATSGTTGRPKLVVLTIGNLIASAIASAFRLGVLPDDQWLNPLSIYHMGGLAPIMRSALYGTTVALVGDGGTGFDAATARHALVEYDCTGVSLVPTMLRRLLDDGDLPDSLRFVLLGGAPASTDLIERCARRNVPVHPTYGMTETASQVATARPEIAFAHSGTVGQPLVGTDLAVIDAVGERVDRGETGELVVSGPTVFTGYYGDPDATAAAFSADGFHTGDVGHRDAEGRLWVTGRLDERIVTGGENVDPAAVADALRAHPAVDEAMVVGLDDPEWGERVGTLLVADGEIDADALRAHCRERLAGFELPRTIGFAGSLPRTASGTIERDAVREILRERGE; the protein is encoded by the coding sequence ATGAACGACGTTCTCGCCCACCGCGTCCGTGCGACGCCCGACGCGACCGCGCTGATCGACGCGGGCAGCGGACGGGAGTGGAGCTACGCCGACCTCGATGCGGCAGTCGACCGGACTGCGGGCCGCCTCGCAGGACTGGGGATCGAATCGGGCGACCACCTCGGCTGCCTCCTCGACACCCGCCCCGCCGCCGTCCGGCTGGTCCACGCCGCGCTGCGGCTCGGCTGCGTGCTCGTCCCGTTGAACACCCGGCTGGCCCCGAACGAGCTTGAAGACCGGATCGAACGCGCCGATCTCGCGGCCCTGATCTGTGAGGCCGACACCGAAGCGAGTGCGGTCGCGGCGAGCGGGGTTCCGGTCGCGTCCGTCGATCCCACGGAACACGCGGACGTCACGGCGCTCGCCGACATCGAGATGATCGAGTGCGAGCCGGCAACGTGGTCCCGCGACGATCCGTGTCTCATGCTCGCCACCTCCGGTACCACCGGCCGGCCGAAGCTCGTCGTGCTCACGATCGGGAACCTGATCGCGAGCGCGATCGCCTCGGCGTTCCGGCTCGGTGTCCTCCCCGACGATCAGTGGCTGAACCCGCTGTCGATCTACCACATGGGCGGGCTCGCACCGATCATGCGCTCCGCGCTCTACGGAACGACGGTCGCTCTCGTCGGCGATGGCGGAACGGGGTTCGACGCCGCGACGGCTCGCCACGCGCTCGTCGAGTACGACTGTACGGGCGTCTCGCTCGTCCCGACGATGCTCCGGCGGCTGCTCGACGATGGCGACCTGCCCGACTCGCTCCGGTTTGTCCTCCTCGGCGGTGCGCCGGCCTCCACGGACCTCATCGAGCGGTGTGCGCGCCGGAACGTCCCCGTCCATCCGACCTACGGGATGACCGAGACGGCCTCCCAGGTCGCCACCGCCCGCCCCGAAATCGCGTTCGCCCACTCGGGCACCGTCGGTCAGCCGCTCGTTGGGACCGACCTCGCCGTGATCGACGCTGTGGGAGAACGCGTCGATCGCGGCGAAACGGGCGAACTCGTCGTCTCCGGGCCGACGGTGTTCACGGGCTACTACGGCGATCCCGACGCCACCGCGGCGGCGTTTTCGGCTGATGGCTTCCACACCGGCGACGTTGGCCACCGCGACGCCGAGGGCCGGCTGTGGGTCACGGGTCGCCTCGACGAGCGGATCGTCACCGGCGGGGAGAACGTCGATCCAGCGGCGGTCGCCGACGCACTCCGCGCCCATCCGGCCGTGGACGAGGCGATGGTCGTGGGTCTCGACGATCCCGAATGGGGCGAGCGTGTCGGCACACTGCTCGTCGCCGACGGCGAGATCGACGCCGACGCGCTACGGGCTCACTGCCGTGAACGCCTCGCCGGCTTCGAACTCCCGCGGACGATCGGGTTCGCCGGTTCGCTTCCGCGAACGGCCTCCGGTACGATCGAGCGTGATGCAGTTCGGGAAATCCTCCGCGAGCGAGGCGAGTGA
- a CDS encoding glycine betaine ABC transporter substrate-binding protein has protein sequence MNSTRRDFLKLGGGAAATAGFGATAGCTSVLGATGSNAVKVSSMRFPEDILLGYMALESLRANTDLTVHDETGLGGSAMNFRAVDSGEVDLFWFYTGGGWATIPPKKERVIPDAEKLYEAVKRKFERHYGLSYLNRAPFNNTYVLVADRAWVEQTGVQTMSDFAAHVKEGNTDFTAIMGPEFQQRSDGWPGMTKHYGFEGVADELNVRTVSPSLAYQIVATTGAKVGMGFSTNPQIVQYDLATIEDDKGFFPIYNPAPLVSDVIEELPAMAEPLNAIGPSLNTEKILRLNKAVSLDGRDPQSVAREYLEAEGLV, from the coding sequence GTGAACAGTACACGACGCGACTTCCTGAAACTCGGTGGTGGGGCGGCTGCAACCGCCGGCTTCGGTGCGACGGCCGGCTGTACGAGCGTGCTCGGGGCCACCGGATCGAACGCGGTGAAGGTGAGTTCGATGCGCTTTCCCGAGGACATCCTGCTCGGGTACATGGCGCTCGAATCGCTCCGGGCGAACACCGATCTCACCGTCCACGACGAGACCGGGCTCGGCGGGAGCGCGATGAACTTCCGGGCCGTCGACAGCGGCGAGGTCGACCTGTTCTGGTTCTATACTGGTGGTGGCTGGGCGACGATCCCGCCGAAGAAGGAACGGGTCATCCCCGACGCCGAGAAGCTCTACGAGGCGGTGAAACGCAAGTTCGAGCGTCATTACGGACTATCGTACCTGAACCGTGCGCCGTTCAACAACACGTACGTCCTCGTCGCCGACCGGGCGTGGGTCGAACAGACCGGCGTACAAACCATGAGCGACTTCGCGGCGCACGTCAAGGAGGGGAACACGGATTTCACCGCGATCATGGGTCCGGAGTTCCAGCAGCGCTCGGACGGCTGGCCGGGCATGACGAAACACTACGGGTTCGAAGGCGTCGCCGACGAGCTGAACGTTCGTACCGTGAGCCCCTCGCTCGCCTACCAGATCGTCGCCACGACCGGCGCGAAGGTCGGGATGGGGTTCAGCACCAACCCACAGATCGTCCAGTACGACCTCGCGACGATCGAGGACGACAAGGGGTTCTTCCCGATCTACAACCCTGCCCCGCTGGTGAGCGACGTGATCGAGGAGCTCCCCGCGATGGCCGAGCCGCTGAACGCCATCGGGCCGTCGCTGAACACCGAGAAGATCCTCCGGCTCAACAAGGCGGTCTCGCTCGACGGACGGGACCCACAGAGCGTGGCCCGCGAGTATCTCGAAGCGGAGGGGTTGGTATGA
- a CDS encoding HAD family hydrolase, producing the protein MHLVIDYGGVIVEHGDEREHAHVLGVDPEADPYPGWLAYFAFRDGFVQSTAEYVDLLSTLTEASHEACREYVEKTWLDPEFPEEHVDVLRELAADHTLVLFGNMARPWIETVLSEHGVLDCFDDLVVSSDLQRPKPHPKGYFECLPEGDELVAFVSDEYNEDLMMGETLGMASVWVEKRRGDAVSRARRSDLDAR; encoded by the coding sequence ATGCATCTCGTCATCGATTACGGCGGCGTCATCGTCGAGCACGGCGACGAACGCGAACACGCCCACGTTCTGGGCGTCGATCCCGAAGCCGACCCCTATCCCGGCTGGCTCGCCTACTTCGCGTTCCGTGATGGCTTCGTCCAGAGCACGGCGGAATACGTGGATCTGCTCTCGACGCTCACGGAGGCATCCCACGAGGCGTGTCGCGAGTACGTCGAGAAGACGTGGCTCGATCCCGAGTTTCCCGAAGAACACGTCGACGTCCTCCGGGAGCTCGCAGCCGACCACACGCTCGTCCTCTTCGGCAACATGGCGCGCCCGTGGATCGAGACGGTTCTCTCGGAGCACGGCGTTCTCGACTGCTTCGACGATCTCGTCGTCTCCTCGGACCTGCAACGGCCGAAACCCCATCCGAAGGGGTACTTCGAGTGCCTTCCCGAGGGCGACGAGCTAGTCGCCTTCGTCAGCGACGAGTACAACGAGGACCTCATGATGGGCGAGACGCTCGGGATGGCGTCGGTGTGGGTCGAAAAACGACGAGGAGACGCCGTATCGAGAGCCCGACGTTCGGATCTCGACGCTCGGTGA
- a CDS encoding MFS transporter, whose product MGTTDVSYVEASSRRSRYETVGLVVGFFLLSTAAAAYEIAPASVLPLVRASMGIDASAAGWLMSVMYATAVVASVPVGIALDRVSVRRAMTVGGIALLVAGVWGWFAAAAGAYWWLLVSRVLGGIAYVLFWNAGANTIGRAVGPDVRATAVGIFTASAPVGFALGQFGSPLLARPFGWPATLPAFAAIAVVGLGIFLLATRGRSIDVETDSPDRDGFVHLFTDTAVWTLCACCFLAYSLYLFLNTWLPSFMVEQFGVPLAVGGVLTALFPAIGVVSRSSSGALSDRVFGRRRRPVAVAAFAIATPAVVAFAVVSRVTMLVVVLVVSGFAVQLAIGLLFSYVPEIVAPDVRATAVSLLTSVGLFGAFVAPIVAGRIIDGAGYRPAFLLAGGVALFGVALAFLAPEPGG is encoded by the coding sequence CTGGGAACCACCGACGTGAGCTACGTCGAGGCCTCCAGTCGTCGGTCGCGATACGAGACGGTCGGACTCGTCGTCGGTTTCTTCCTGCTCTCGACCGCCGCGGCAGCGTACGAGATCGCGCCCGCAAGCGTCCTCCCACTGGTTCGCGCATCGATGGGAATCGACGCGAGTGCGGCGGGCTGGCTCATGAGCGTGATGTACGCGACTGCCGTCGTCGCCAGCGTCCCGGTGGGGATCGCGCTCGATCGGGTCTCGGTGCGCCGGGCGATGACGGTCGGCGGGATCGCGCTGCTCGTGGCGGGCGTCTGGGGGTGGTTCGCGGCGGCGGCCGGTGCGTACTGGTGGCTGCTCGTCTCGCGCGTGCTCGGCGGGATCGCGTACGTGCTCTTCTGGAACGCCGGCGCGAACACCATCGGTCGTGCAGTCGGGCCCGACGTCCGCGCGACCGCGGTCGGGATCTTCACCGCCAGCGCACCGGTCGGATTCGCGCTCGGTCAGTTCGGGAGCCCGCTGCTCGCGCGGCCGTTCGGCTGGCCCGCGACCCTGCCCGCGTTCGCGGCGATCGCCGTCGTCGGCCTCGGGATCTTCCTGCTCGCGACCCGCGGGCGCTCGATCGACGTCGAGACGGACAGCCCCGATCGCGACGGGTTCGTTCACCTCTTCACCGACACCGCCGTCTGGACGCTCTGTGCCTGCTGTTTTCTCGCCTACTCGCTGTACCTCTTTCTCAACACGTGGCTCCCGAGCTTCATGGTCGAGCAGTTCGGCGTTCCGCTGGCGGTTGGTGGAGTGCTGACCGCGCTCTTCCCGGCGATCGGGGTCGTCTCGCGGTCGAGCAGTGGGGCACTCTCCGATCGGGTGTTCGGGCGTCGTCGCCGCCCAGTGGCCGTGGCCGCCTTCGCCATCGCGACGCCCGCCGTCGTCGCGTTCGCCGTGGTGTCGCGCGTCACGATGCTCGTCGTGGTGCTGGTCGTCAGCGGCTTTGCGGTCCAGCTCGCCATCGGCCTGCTGTTCTCGTACGTCCCCGAGATCGTCGCTCCGGACGTGCGGGCCACGGCGGTCTCGCTGCTGACGAGCGTCGGGCTGTTCGGCGCGTTCGTCGCCCCGATCGTCGCCGGTCGGATCATCGACGGCGCGGGCTACCGCCCCGCCTTCCTGCTCGCGGGTGGCGTCGCGCTGTTCGGCGTCGCCCTTGCCTTCCTCGCCCCCGAACCAGGAGGCTGA